From one Melospiza melodia melodia isolate bMelMel2 chromosome 4, bMelMel2.pri, whole genome shotgun sequence genomic stretch:
- the ATF4 gene encoding cyclic AMP-dependent transcription factor ATF-4, with protein sequence MSFLNNEMLLGDSISPFSQPCSVAEESLGLLDDYLEVAEPLGSHGFSSDKAKAVSSNWLAVDSLGNTIDSSQEDAFSGMEWMVEKMDLKEFDFDALLGMEHLEATVSPDELMATLEDTCDLFNATIQEFHNKELPLMNNIITHVPESPVGADPMAPLASLWSFPLSPGSLTSTSDHSFSLELGSEVDVLEGERKREYPTVVVVITKSEKEDENHSDDSGICMSPDSYLGTPQHSPTNSLGSPNGNQFPADAPCGSVRSKPYDHPAEKVVSAKVKGEKKIDKKLKKMEQNKTAATRYRQKKRAEQEALSGECRELEQKNQALKEKADSLSKEIQYLKDLIEEVRKAKGKRARVPE encoded by the exons ATGAGCTTCTTGAACAACGAGATGCTGTTGGGGGATTCAATATCCCCCTTCAGCCAGCCGTGTTCGGTGGCTGAGGAAAGTCTGGGACTCCTAGATGACTACCTGGAGGTGGCCGAGCCCCTCGGTTCGCATGGGTTCTCCAGCGACAAGGCTAAGGCAGTCTCCTCCAATTGGCTTGCTGTGGACAGTTTAGGCAACACCATAGATAGCAGTCAGG AGGATGCCTTCTCTGGCATGGAGTGGATGGTGGAGAAGATGGATCTGAAGGAATTTGATTTTGATGCCCTGTTAGGTATGGAACATCTGGAAGCCACCGTCTCACCAGACGAGCTGATGGCCACGTTGGAAGACACGTGTGATCTATTTAATGCTACCATCCAGGAATTTCACAACAAAGAACTTCCACTGATGAATAACATAATCACCCATGTCCCCGAATCCCCCGTTGGAGCAGATCCAATGGCCCCATTGGCTTCCCTTTGGTCTTTTCCCCTCTCCCCAGGGTCTCTCACTTCCACTTCAGACCACTCATTTAGTTTAGAGCTAGGAAGTGAAGTGGATGTTCTGGAAGGAGAAAGAAAGCGGGAGTACCCCACTGTGGTGGTGGTGATCACCAAGTCTGAGAAAGAGGATGAGAACCACTCAGATGATAGTGGGATATGCATGAGCCCAGACTCCTACCTGGGAACCCCCCAACACAGCCCCACCAATTCACTTGGATCCCCCAATGGCAACCAGTTCCCTGCAGATGCCCCTTGTGGCTCTGTGCGGTCCAAACCCTACGATCATCCTGCAGAGAAGGTAGTGTCAGCTAAGgtgaaaggagaaaagaaaatcgATAAGAAACTAAAAAAGATGGAGCAGAATAAAACTGCTGCCACGCGTTACCGGCAGAAAAAGAGGGCGGAACAGGAGGCACTGTCTGGGGAGTGCAGAGAGTTGGAGCAGAAGAACCAGGCCCTGAAGGAGAAAGCAGATTCCCTTAGTAAGGAAATTCAGTACTTAAAAGATCTGATAGAAGAGGTCCGCAAGGCCAAGGGCAAAAGAGCAAGAGTCCCCGAGTAG
- the RPS19BP1 gene encoding active regulator of SIRT1, whose product MSASLLRRGLELLEPPGRAKAPPGLQRGRAGPRTAGAARRRKRAPEPGRNKATVKGRVVKSAIEEYHKKKPVNHLRENLQYMLKGRLVADKAVTEQVLAQNRGRKSKDQPPEKTEKKKPEGTVFTEEDFRKFEREYFGIP is encoded by the exons ATGTCGGCCTCGCTGCTGCGGCgcggcctggagctgctggagccgccGG GCCGGGCGAAGGCGCCGCCGGGACTCCAACGAGGCCGGGCCGGCCCCAGGACGGCGGGCGCGGCGAGGCGGAGGAAAAGGGCTCCGGAGCCCGGCCGGAACAAGGCCACGGTCAAGGGCAGAGTCGTGAAGTCGGCGATAG AGGAGTACCATAAGAAGAAGCCTGTGAATCACTTGAGAGAAAACCTGCAGTACATGTTAAAGGGACGACTTGTTGCAGACAAAGCTGTCACAGAACAA GTTCTTgctcagaacagaggcaggaagTCCAAAGATCAGCCTccagagaagacagaaaagaagaaGCCCGAAGGCACTGTGTTTACTGAGGAAGATTTCCGTAAATTTGAGAGGGAATACTTTGGGATCCCATAA